The following proteins are co-located in the Pyricularia oryzae 70-15 chromosome 1, whole genome shotgun sequence genome:
- a CDS encoding ubiquitin-conjugating enzyme translates to MAAPKFNSKSPTIRRILREAQELSTSPSPDYTATPIESDLFEWHFTLKGPPDSVYAEGVYHGRIVLPPTYPLRPPSFRFVTPSGRFEANREICLSISGHHEETWQPAWGVRTALVALRSFMETDPKGQLGGLETTDAVRRRLATESRTFRCAICAKSNADIIAEAEAASKDVEGQAADVVVPDELKMGWRDEMAQAGGSAGDGGDVASASAPAATTGHDSETAALAEGFVPTPAPAPAPAPAPAPPQPTRTIPLPEVQQHQQIAQLVQYSDDGVLAWLDRAIFIVGVLLLAMFLKVLVA, encoded by the exons ATGGCGGCTCCCAAGTTCAATTCCAAGTCTCCCACTATACGACGCATCC TCCGTGAAGCCCAGGAGCTTTCAACCTCGCCATCCCCAGACTACACAGCGACGCCGATAGAGTCGGACCTCTTCGAGTGGCACTTTACGCTCAAGGGCCCGCCGGACTCGGTCTACGCCGAGGGCGTCTACCACGGCCGCATAGTGCTCCCACCGACGTACCCGCTCCGCCCCCCTTCTTTCCGCTTCGTCACCCCATCGGGCCGCTTCGAGGCCAATCGCGAGATCTGCCTGTCCATCTCGGGCCACCACGAGGAGACGTGGCAGCCCGCCTGGGGCGTCCGCACAGCCCTCGTCGCCCTCCGCTCCTTCATGGAGACGGACCCCAAGGGCCAGTTGGGCGGGCTCGAGACCACAGACGCGGTGCGGAGGCGGCTCGCGACAGAGTCGAGGACTTTCAGATGTGCCATCTGCGCCAAGTCCAATGCTGATATCATCGCCGAGGCGGAGGCCGCGTCCAAGGACGTCGAGGGCCAGGCCGCTGATGTGGTGGTGCCGGACGAGCTGAAGATGGGCTGGCGGGACGAGATGGCCCAGGCTGGTGGCAGTGCCGGTGATGGCGGTGATGTTGCGTCTGCATCAGCTCCTGCCGCGACGACAGGTCATGATTCTGAGACTGCCGCGCTGGCCGAAGGTTTCGTGCCGACTCCCGCACCCGCACCCGCACCCGCACCCGCACCCGCACCACCTCAGCCTACGAGGACGATACCCCTTCCTGAagtgcagcagcaccagcaaatAGCGCAACTGGTTCAGTACTCCGATGATGGCGTCCTTGCCTGGCTGGACAGGGCCATCTTTATCGTGGGTGTTCTTTTGCTGGCCATGTTTCTCAAGGTGCTTGTGGCTTGA